One Coregonus clupeaformis isolate EN_2021a chromosome 21, ASM2061545v1, whole genome shotgun sequence DNA window includes the following coding sequences:
- the LOC121535077 gene encoding protein phosphatase 1L, translating to MIGDTMTLLSLLGRIMRYFLLRPETLFLLCISLALWSYFFHTDEVKTIVKSSRDAVKMVKGKVAEIMQNDRLGGLNVLDAEFSKTWEFKNNNVAVYSIQGRRDHMEDRFEVLTDITNKSHPSIFGIFDGHGGEAAADYVKAHLPESLRQQLLSYDREKREGVLSYPSILEQRILAVDRDMVDKLSANHDEAGTTCLVALLSDRELTVANVGDSRGVLCDKDGNAVALSHDHKPYQLKERKRIKRAGGFISFNGSWRVQGILAMSRSLGDYPLKNLNVVIPDPDVLTFDLDKLQPEFMILASDGLWDAFSNEEAVRFVRERLDEPHYGAKSIVLQSFYRGCPDNITVMVVKFKSGPVGSRAGE from the exons ATGATAGGAGACACAATGACGCTGTTGTCTCTTTTGGGTCGGATCATGCGTTATTTCCTCCTGAGGCCAGAGACATTGTTTCTGCTATGCATTAGCTTGGCCTTATGGAGTTACTTCTTCCACACGGACGAGGTGAAGACCATAGTCAAGTCTAGCCGGGATGCCGTGAAGATGGTGAAGGGGAAAGTGGCGGAGATAATGCAGAACGACAGGTTGGGGGGCCTGAACGTCCTGGACGCGGAGTTCTCCAAAACCTGGGAGTTCAAAAATAACAATGTAGCAGTGTACTCCATTCAGGGGCGGCGGGACCACATGGAGGACCGCTTCGAGGTGCTCACCGACATCACCAACAAGAGTCATCCGTCTATATTCGGGATATTTGACGGTCACGGTGGTGAG GCAGCAGCTGACTACGTGAAGGCCCACCTTCCAGAGTCTCTGAGGCAGCAGCTGCTGTCCTATgacagggagaagagggagggcgTTCTCTCCTACCCCAGCATCCTGGAGCAGCGCATCCTGGCTGTGGACCGAGACATGGTGGACAAGCTCTCCGCCAATCATGACGAAGCAG GCACTACATGTCTTGTGGCCCTGCTATCAGACCGGGAGCTGACGGTGGCCAATGTTGGGGACTCGCGGGGCGTGCTGTGTGACAAGGATGGTAATGCGGTGGCCCTGTCACATGACCACAAGCCCTACCAGCTCAAAGAGCGCAAGAGGATCAAGAGGGCAG GGGGCTTCATAAGCTTCAACGGTTCATGGCGTGTCCAGGGCATCCTGGCCATGTCTCGCTCGCTGGGTGACTACCCCCTGAAGAACCTCAACGTGGTCATCCCCGACCCTGATGTGTTGACCTTTGACCTGGACAAGCTGCAGCCTGAGTTTATGATCCTGGCGTCGGACGGCCTGTGGGACGCCTTCAGCAACGAAGAGGCGGTGCGCTTCGTGCGCGAGCGCCTGGACGAGCCGCACTACGGCGCCAAGAGCATTGTGCTGCAGTCCTTTTACCGCGGCTGCCCAGACAACATCACTGTCATGGTGGTCAAGTTCAAGAGTGGTCCTGTGGGGAGCAGGGCCGGGGAGTAG
- the otol1a gene encoding otolin-1-A, with product MPSLHLLAMLTTLLVVVLMATQSSAARTTRRPKPQNTKKPPRGGGTGGGGGGGGGGDQPARLGFRQTTTTMAPSSSLGTDETTEDTMTDAYSLSPTDSTTYAVDTYPTEFHTDSMAPPGAGLGNYTLDYSQCYLNVCECCPPEKGPMGPPGERGPPGPRAERGLPGVPGEKGDVGLMGPPGLDGMPGATGLEGDKGDQGDQGDMGMPGDPGILGKQGQKGDLGPKGEKGGTGLPGLKGDPGERGKPGRNGTQGEKGDMGRIGPVGPSGLTGPMGQNGQKGEMGECATVEKGEKGEAGLPGPPGPRGWVGPPGVNGTNGLPGPVGVRGQIGSPGGKGEAGGRGPPGPPGLRGMPGPKGEKGPKGPRGVRGPKGPQGETAEQIRSAFSVGLFPSKSFPPPGLPVKFDKVLYNEEEHWDPMLSKFNCTHPGVYVFSYHITVRNRPLRVALVINGVKKLRTRDSLYGQDIDQASNLALLRLASGDQVWLETLRDWNGVYSSSEDDSTFTGFLLYADPKA from the exons ATGCCCTCTCTTCATTTGCTCGCCATGCTAACGACCCTGCTGGTGGTGGTCTTGATGGCGACACAGTCGTCTGCAGCCAGAACCACCCGCAGACCCAAGCCTCAGAACACCAAGAAGCCCCCTCGCGGAGGTGGCAccggaggaggtggtggagggggaggaggtggtgaCCAGCCGGCCCGTCTGGGCTTCAGGcagaccaccaccaccatggccccctccagtagcctgggcacCGACGAGACCACAGAGGATACCATGACGGACGCCTACTCCCTGTCGCCCACTGACAGCACCACCTACGCGGTCGACACCTACCCCACAGAGTTCCACACAGACTCCATGGCGCCCCCCGGGGCCGGCCTGGGGAACTACACCCTGGACTACAGCCAGTGCTACTTAAACGTCTGCGAATGCTGCCCGCCTGAGAAGGGCCCCATGGGGCCCCCGGGGGAGAGGGGACCCCCAGGGCCGAGAGCGGAGAGGGGACTTCCAG GTGTACCTGGAGAGAAGGGGGATGTGGGACTTATGGGACCTCCTGGACTGGATGGTATGCCTGGAGCTACTGGACTTGAAGGAGATAAAG GTGACCAAGGAGATCAAGGAGACATGGGGATGCCTGGTGATCCAGGGATACTTGGGAAACAGGGACAGAAAG GTGACTTGGGCCCCAAAGGAGAAAAAGGAGGAACAGGCCTCCCTGGCTTGAAAGGAGACCCGGGAGAAAGGGGAAAGCCTGGGCGGAATGGGACCCAGGGCGAGAAAGGTGACATGGGTAGAATAGGCCCTGTAGGTCCCTCCGGGCTGACTGGCCCAATGGGACAGAATGGCCaaaagggagagatgggggagtgtGCAACTGTcgagaagggagagaaaggggaggcgGGCTTACCTGGCCCCCCTGGGCCGAGGGGGTGGGTGGGACCCCCAGGAGTAAACGGAACCAATGGTCTACCAGGGCCTGTAGGTGTGAGGGGTCAGATAGGCTCCCCGGGAGGGAAAGGGGAGGCAGGGGGGCGGGGGCCTCCAGGTCCCCCAGGCTTGAGGGGCATGCCTGGGCCGAAGGGAGAGAAAGGCCCCAAGGGCCCACGGGGTGTGCGGGGTCCCAAGGGCCCCCAGGGGGAGACCGCAGAGCAGATACGCTCTGCCTTCAGCGTGGGCCTCTTTCCCAGCAAGTCCTTCCCCCCTCCAGGCCTGCCCGTCAAGTTTGACAAGGTCCTCTACAACGAGGAGGAACACTGGGACCCGATGCTCAGCAAGTTCAATTGCACCCACCCCGGGGTCTATGTGTTCTCCTACCACATCACCGTGCGCAACCGGCCCCTGCGCGTCGCACTGGTGATTAATGGCGTGAAAAAGCTGCGCACGCGTGACTCCCTGTACGGTCAGGACATCGACCAGGCGTCCAATCTGGCTCTGCTGCGTCTGGCATCAGGGGACCAGGTATGGCTGGAGACGCTGAGGGACTGGAACGGAGTCTACTCCAGCAGCGAAGACGACAGCACCTTCACCGGCTTCCTGCTCTATGCCGACCCCAAGGCCTGA